In Anopheles marshallii chromosome X unlocalized genomic scaffold, idAnoMarsDA_429_01 X_unloc_1, whole genome shotgun sequence, the genomic window gtaatgtattgtattgtatggaCTGTCTTTCCTTGGGATGAAGTTAATAATTAAGCTAAATCTTTAATTGCATTATCAAAAGACAATTTGTaacatgataatttgatttgaccgttttttaccatttaaatgttaatttaacaatatttgaatatataTTTAGCTTGTAGCTATCACTCTCGTGGCTTtggtacaatgaaattatttttgatacAATCCATAATtcgaatttgcattttacatcCGAAATATTCTAAACTCACGCAATCTTCCATACCATCCttgatgtaaatttttaatcaaagagCATGTGCAGAATACTATGCAGAgtataattttgcaaataacattCATGATGACATGCATTGTAGCCCTGGGTATTCCATCCTTTAGTACTGTCTGGTATGGGAAACATTGTTAGATTTTAAGGattgaatgaattaatttcaaactctACCGCTACATATGGTCCGTCATCGAATAATATGTCTGATATCTCTGGATTGTGCAAATATTGTTATataagcgtttttttcttcatatatCGTCTTGGTTGATAGTGTCACTTATCCGCCCAGTTACCTTGCTCTCTATCGATTGATAGTACATCGGAAATGCTGCGTCCGCGTGCGTGCTTACATACGTCTACTTTATGGGGATAGCAAACTAGTTCatatgatatgatatgataGGATTGCAAAATTCTCATACTAGGACTGGTAGTTTCAAACGAACAGTATTGTATTAGGGTGTGCCAACAGGGCAAGCTAGGATCGGTTGTAATATGTTCAATTAGACTATGAAACTATGACAAAatatgagaagaaaataaatttaaaaaaaacataaattatttcccttaATTTTCTGAACTAATGTCGCATCCCCAACCATAGGCCCGGCGGAGTTATTGATCTGTATtgattgttgatgttgattgtTCTTTGCTGCATATAATATATTCCGCAAGATGGAGTACTCAGatgtaatgttgtgttttcaatattttattacgcttTTTTACGAAAAGCTACGAACAGCTGAAAGGCATTCCCATTGACAAGTGGTATTATCTTAAGCTTCATTCTTCCTATTGATAAACGCTATGTACCGTAAAAAACCCGTTTTGGCTAGACACAGCCCGTGTACTGCGGATGTCCACAATTTAAATACCTGGAtgttcagtttttgttttgccaacgcATGGAAATTCGTACCTCGTCAACCGATGAATGCTCTCGCGGAGAGCACACGTGAGTGCTTGGTTGCATAACGCATCCAACAACAAGGTGTGGTACCGCTCCTTAATAGGATCAATACGCATCCGATTCGATGTTCGATTCGAACCAGATACCGCCTTTTGGAATTGTACGCTACCGGAATTGCTGTGCTGCTAACTTCTTGTTATCTgtaagtattttttaatttgcaaataaaaaaagacttaAGGGAAATATACACGGTCCgttgaatttaatgataacTGTGAAAATATATACAATTTGCGTTATTGGTCTACATTATAAGTACCTGCATAGCTATATGGCCTGGACGTCtttctaaaagtaaaaaagaatcTTCACAAGTAGGtaggattaaaatttaaaagtgttgataaacaaacagataagACCATGGTACTTGTTTGAATATGTGTTGCAACCTGTGGAACTATTGAACTGTGCTTGAAGCCTGTAAAGAGCAgataaatagaaaaagtacaaaaataaaatcgttttccccCGATCCTGTTAGTATATGATGGCCGGTAGCACACATCATATTCCAGCCAGCACCACGAGGAGGTAGGATACGGAGTTCCAAGATAGCGGATGTATTACATGTAAACGCTAAGGCATGTAGAATACATTCGCTCTTGGCATTAGCTAGCCACCTTGAAGATAGttgatgtattaaaaatgtttacggAAGAGTAAATGAAcaattgatggaaaacttaCCCATGTTCCTGTGTGACCGACGGTTGGATGGACGAGCACATTATCTgaagagaaatagaaacatacaaatacaaacatcTCTCTAGCATTCGGTAATCAGATAATCggcataaaagaaaacttaccCAAAGTCCTGGACAGCTTTGATTGCGCGCAACACACTCAGGAAGCCGTTCTGGTCCGCCGCTTCATTTGGTACTCCCGTAGGTACGCGATAAGGGCTCCTCGGTTGGTGCCCTTAGATCTTAAAAAGGGCTTTACCCAACGCCACAGGTTTTcgatattttgtgtgtgcacaaaGCCATCGTCCGGATCCACGAAATTTTCGGAGTGATTGACCGCTACGTGAACATATCCGTACTGTTCGATGCCGTTGTAGGCCCTCCAACCATCAGTCACTAACGTTGTTCCCGGAGCCACATGCTGCACAATGATGCCATGCAATGTGCCAGCATCCCGTTGCTGCACCAGCTCCAGAAACACTTCCCGTGTCTCGCGGCAGATACCGCCGACCAACCAGACTTGGTTGCCTTCCGCGAAGCGTCCGCGGTTATACTTCCGCTTGGTGACGACAGATTCGTCAATCTCGACGGTCATTCCATCGCCACCAATTGGAGCCTGGTTAGTCTCGATGTATTCCGCGGATACTGCTCGAAGTATAGCGTACCATTTCGATATGGCACTTTTGCCGGCACTGCACTCCAATGCTGCGTCCGTCCGCTTCGCATCCCGCGACCACTCGAAGGTTATTTCTATCAGCTTCGATAGGGGTAGATGCGAGTTCTTGAATATACTGTCCGTACGGACAGTACACTCCCACCCGGTACAGCTGGTCGTCGGCTTGCATATCCATTTATACGAATTAGCTTTTTTGGTCGCTTTCATCTTCATGCGCCGGTTACActtgttgcacatttgctcCGACGGCAATATACCGGCTTCCTGCAACAATAGCACCAAACGCTGCTCATCCTCggtgattttcttcaattcacTCAAACTTCGCACTGCACCCAaagtttccatcgttttagcTTCAAACTCGCTTGTTGGAAAATCTCGGTCTCGATCCGATATTGGTGTATGTAAgggttcattcaattattacgtaacgctgttaggagggggagggggttccTTCAAACGTTACGGTTTGTTAcattgggggaggggggggggggggggggggttcaaTTTATATTACGTAACATAGAATAAGTTGTTCAGATGgctaaattattgatgattcTATTTTTCGTCATTCATCATTGCCACTGCTGCATAGTTTCGACCTTACTGGTTGGGTCTATTTTAGTTGTGTGATTTGTATTCGCACCTTTATACATTATACATTAAGTATAAATTCCTCTATAAATTTAGTCTCTGATTCTTCATTTAATATcattattgtttgaatttgtatttggaaagaagaatggcgCCATTGTCTCGAGAATTGTCAGGCCTTGTTCTACCTCATGATCATTACGGAACGCATCATGATGAAAGACTTCGAACTATTGATTTGGAATTagagaaaaagaattttaattcttttcgaAAGAATTTTATGCAGGTGAAACGGCTACAGAAATATGGAACGATATAACATTCGATGGATTCCCCGTAGTTTCGGATTATATTGACCCAAGTTCCTCCGAGTTATCGTTTGATTCCATACTTGGCTGTGATGCAGAATGGTGTTCAGCACATGTACGCACTTCACAGTACTTTCAGCAGATagtgaaatgttcaaatcGCAAATGTTGCAGCACACCCAGAAGCAGCTATTTCGATATAATGCCAACGCAATTTATGTCTGCTCCGATTCGCATCAATCAAACTGCAGATGGGATTAAAGCCGAGTACCCAAGTTTGTCCAAAACGAGTGGATCGTTTGTTTCACTCTTCCTTAATAGCTCGATTAACACTGCAAAGATCCTACCTAAATCTCTTCCATCATACAAAGTGCTGCCATATGACCTATATTGCCCTTCATTACAAAAGGCGTTACAAAGCagagtttgtaaaatttgcgaaatatattttgcttcacaagttTTGCTGAACCGTAaccaaatttattccacaaaGGATCGGTTGTTAGAATCGTCGTCAGTGTCCAAACACGacgtaaataaaagtaaaaagaagGTGATTACGATCAAGGATCAGGAGGATATATGTTTGGGTTCCGATGATGAAGATTTGGGAcatttttgcgttacgtaataattgaacggCCTCTAACTACTAGTTTGCGCGCCAATTGGCAAAGCAAGAAGGCATGACATTTGTCCGTTGAAATACAATGAAGACGATGGGCACACCTACCATCAATGAAACCCAATGTACCCACTGTACCCAATTGGCGCGCAAATTAGTAGTTACATACACCAATATCGGATCGAGACCGAGATTTTCCAACAAGCGAGTTTGAAgctaaaacgatggaaacttTGGGTGCAGTGCGAAGTTTGAgtgaattgaagaaaatcaccGAGGATGAGCAGCGTTTGGTGCTATTGTTGCAGGAAGCCGGTATATTGCCGTCGgagcaaatgtgcaacaagTGTAACCGGCGCATGAAGATGAAAGCGACCAAAAAAGCTAATTCGTATAAATGGATATGCAAGCCGACGACCAGCTGTACCGGGTGGGAGTGTACTGTCCGTACGGACAGTATATTCAAGAACTCGCATCTACCCCTATCGAAGCTGATAGAAATAACCTTCGAGTGGTCGCGGGATGCGAAGCGGACGGACGCAGCATTGGAGTGCAGTGCCGGCAAAAGTGCCATATCGAAATGGTACGCTATACTTCGAGCAGTATCCGCGGAATACATCGAGACTAACCAGGCTCCAATTGGTGGCGATGGAATGACCGTCGAGATTGACGAATCTGTCGTCACCAAGCGGAAGTATAACCGCGGACGCTTCGCGGAAGGCAACCAAGTCTGGTTGGTCGGCGGTATCTGCCGCGAGACACGGGAAGTGTTTCTGGAGCTGGTGCAGCAACGGGATGCTGGCACATTGCATGGCATCATTGTGCAGCATGTGGCTCCGGGAACAACGTTAGTGACTGATGGTTGGAGGGCCTACAACGGCATCGAACAGTACGGATATGTTCACGTAGCGGTCAATCACTCCGAAAATTTCGTGGATCCGGACGATGGCtttgtgcacacacaaaatatcgAAAACCTGTGGCGTTGGGTAAAGCCCTTTTTAAGATCTAAGGGCACCAACCGAGGAGCCCTTATCGCGTACCTACGGGAGTACCAAATGAAGCGGCGGAACCAGAACGGCTTCCTGAGTGTGTTGCGCGCAATCAAAGCTGTCCAGGACTTTGGGTAAGTTTTCTGTTAATGCCGATTATCTGATTACCGAATGCCAGAGAgatgtttgtaatttgtatgtttctatttctcttcAGATAATGTGCTCATCCATCCAACCGTCGGTCACACAGGAACATGGGtaagttttccatcaattgTTCATTTACTCTTccgtaaacatttttaatacatcaaCTATCTTCAAGGTGGCTAGCTAATGCCAAGAGCGAATGTATTCTACATGCCTTAGCGTTTACATGTAATACATCCGCTATCTTGGAACTCCGTATCCTACCTCCTCGTGGTGCTGGCTGGAATATGATGTGTGCTACCGGCCATCATATACTAACAGGATCGggggaaaacgattttatttttgtactttttctatttatcTGCTCTTTACAGGCTTCAAGCACAGTTCAATAGTTCCACAGGTTGCAACACATataacatatatatatatatatatatatatatatatatatatatatatatatatatatatatatatatatatatgtaggatgatagaaaaagaaagttcatttattttcaattgttcaTCAGTTCTTACAACCTTCCCAGTGCAGTTCCCGAACTAGACTCCTCGTCCGCTATCCTCGCTAGCTTCCTTCTTACAACCGTGTTGCCAGCCTTAGCACCAACTGTCACCAACTGTCACCAAGCACAGGGTGATTCATTTCCTACACGGCCTTTCCTGACCTCACAATTCCCCTGAATTGGACCATGGTTTCAATTGAGAAAATGCCGTAGTAGTCGCTGTCGGTCCTTCATTACTATTGATTAATTTCCTTACTTCACATCGCTCATGCGGAAGAATCTTTACCACCTCATAAGGTCCAAAGTATTTATCTTTAACTTTTCTCCCTATCGCAAATTGAGTGACGGGTATCGCTACGAGATCATTCACTATATACTTTCGATTTGGCTTACGTCGTAAGTTATAGGTCTTATGATTTTCCTCTTGCATCTTAATGATGCCCTCACATGCTATCTTCCTAAGCGCTATGCGATCATTTTCAAATTCTGTTTGCGATTCCTGCTCCAAGATATTATGTATAACGACATCTGCTTTGGTCTTCATTTTTACACCTGTTAAAAGTTCAAATGGTGTCATTCGTATGGCACGCTGCCAACTGTTATTTATCGCTACTTGAACACTGCTAACATATTTGAACCATTCTTCTGGATTCTGAACCGTTAACTTTGTCAGAGCAGGTATGACAATCCTATGAATTCTCTCCACCTGTCCATTCCCGCGAGGAACACCAGTTACAATTCTATGTAATTCGATTTCATGTTCGgtacaatatttttcaaacaatgcaGACGTAAATGCCGCTCCACGATCACAAATTATTCGCCTCGGATCTCCAAAAACATctgaaataattttcatcttCTTAACCACTTCTTCcgcgtttgtggtttttgttggaaataacCATACGTACTTGGTAAATGCGTCTACTACAGAGAATATATAATTATAAGACTTGCGAGTCGAAGGAATTGGGCCTAAATGATCCATATGGAAAGTATCAAGGGGCAATTCTCCTTTTGGAATGGGATTTAGTAAACCTTCAGCCTTGCCACGCTTCCTCTCACTAACAATACATCGCACGCAATTATCAACACATTTCCTTATTTTGGCGTCTATATCATCAATATAGTAATCATCCGTCAGGCGTTCTTTAGTCTTTTTCACACTGAAATGACCTTGCTCGTGGGCTTCCCTAATGATACTGGATTCGATTTTTGTTGGTACAACAACCTTTTCTTTGCCTTGTTCGCTCTTGTACAATACACCACTAATAATCAGAAAATCTCCACTACCTTCACCAGAATTTATCGCATTTTTAATTGCCGATATTTTCGCATCTTCTTCTTGCGCATTGATAATTCTTTTGCTTACCGTGAGAGATATTCGAAGTACAGTCGCCCTAGATAATGCGTCTacatgtttcattttatcaGCCGTTCTATGCTTAATTTCATAATCGAATTCTGATAACACAACGAACCATCTAGTTACCCTGGCATTTGGATTAGCCTTTGCCATCGATTGTTTGAATGCGATACAATCTGTTACGATAGTTACCTTGTGCCCTAACAAGTAACATCGGAACTTCTTCAACGATTCCACTACCGCTAATGCTTCCAAATCATATGAGTGATAGTTTCGCTCCGCACTATTCGTCACACGACTGTAGAAGTAACAGGGATGAAATAACCCATCCTCCATCGACCGCTGCATCAAGATCCCAGCCAGACCTTCCTTGCTGGCGTCTGTATGGACTTCGGTCTCTAAACCGGACTTGAAAATATTCAGCACTGGATATTGCGTCAACGCTGCTTTCAGGTCTTCAAACGCCGTTTCAGCTTCAGCGTTAAACACAAGCTCAGCATCCTTCTTCAGCATCACGGTCAACGGACGAGACCTTTTGGCAAAATCCGGCACAAATTTCCGGAAATAACTCGCCAATCCCAAAAATCGCTGCAACGCTTTGACGGTTCTTGGCTTCGGAAAATTTCGCACTTTCTCGATCTTTTCTTGGGACGGTTCGATCTTCCCTTCATACACAGAATAACCGAGGTATTCAACACGCCTCTTCAAGAAAGCACACTTTTTCCAATTAAACTGCAGATTAGCCTTCGCAGCTAGCTCCATCACACGTCGCAATTTGATTAGACCTTCGTCCTCGTTTCTTGAAGGAATAATAATGTCATCGATATACGATAAAATTTCGCCCGCGTCGATCAATTCTTTGAACACTGAGTTTATAAATCGGCAAAATGAACTGCCACTTGTACACAACCCGAACGGTGCTCTCAAGAATTCATATTGTCCTTCTGTTGTAACGAACGACGTATATTTACAACTATCCGCACTAAGTCTTACGTGGAAATATGAATTTGTTAAGTCGAGCGTAGTATACACACGTGCATCGGCTAATGCATCGATTTGGTCCTCAATATTCGGTGTCGGATACTTATCACGCTCAATCCTTTTGTTTACTTCGCGATAATCGACGCATACTCGATATTTACCACCTTTTTTGggtacaacaacaaccgcactGGAGTATGGACTAAAAGATGGTCGTACAATTCCATCTCTTATCCACTCACCCACTTGCTCCTTCAcgatctttttttcaaacggaGCTAAACGTCGAGGTCGCGCGCACACAACTTCATCATCaagcaatttgattttcatttcgcCTACGGTTTTGTCGTTTCCAAAAGTTTTATCACTTTGTTTTGCGCTCTCATAGTCATCTACTATGGACAATacctctttctcaaatttaccTGGAACGTCCAACGCTTCTTCCACGACACAATCAATGTGGTGAATCCATTGTTCGTCAACTTGCGCAACATCGTTATTTTTCGCAGAAATCTCTACCACACTATTTGAAATAATGTAGTCCACTGTGTTGAGGAAATCCATGCCGATCAATACTTGTGTGTCGATCGCTTTACTTAGAACCACCAGAAAGTCGATCTTTGTTCTCACATTGCCAACTTCTGCTTCAACAGATAATTCCCCCTTAACACACTGACGTTCTCCGCCGTATCCACGAAGAATTCTATTactgttctttatttttctttgaattGTTTGCACCACGTCTTCACGCAATAATGTCACATCACTTCCCGTATCGATCATTCCATCGAATGTGTGCCCATCAATTTTCACAGAAACTGTCGGGTATCGACCAGTGATAATGTTCACGGCTGGTTTCAACTTCTTAGGGCAAGCTGTCGAAATGTGCCCCATGTCACCGCACGAATAACACTTCGTACTTTTATCCTTTCTAACATCTTTCTTAGGAACGCCTTCCGCCATTTTACAGTTCTTTCGAAAGTGATCCGTTCCACCACAATTATAACACTTTCTGTCTTTGTCTCTCGACGTTGCACTATCTTTGCCGTAGCGCACACTTGGCAACTGCGATTTCATCGCTTGATATTTTTTGAGAAGCACTTTGAGCTCAGCAAGGCTTCCTGCACCCATTAGACAGACTTTATTTCTTGGATCATCCACAATACCCTGAACAATATACTCACAAATCGATTCCTCGTCGACTTGTCCTCTCTTCGCTAGCGCTTGCATGGCATACACGTATTCAATGTATGATTCGTCTgccttcttcttccttttacGCAACGCCTCGTGTACCTCTACACTCTTGGTTTCGTCACGAAACTCTGAGGCGAGCGCGTTTTTCAGCTGCTTCCAAGAATGCAGTCCACTAGCGCATGTTATAAACAATTTGGCTGGGCCTGTAAGGAGTCGCTTTGCATAGACTAACGTTTGCAATTCAGTCCAACCTAAAagttttgcgttttcttcGAGGTCAGAAATGAATTGGCCTACATCATGACCTTTTCCATCACCTCCGAATGTTGGTAATGCCTCCTTGACATCAGTGAAATTGAACGTAGCAGATCGCCACGTTTGCGCATCGACGAATTCACCCACACCGGTCGAGTTAAACAGACTTTGTTCCGTACCAATTTCCACCGGCTCACATTGGTTAGCTATTCGCGCAGCTAATTCCTCCTTTGTGCCAGAAGTCGGCAGGTTTTTGGCTTCGCACTGCTTCACTAACCCGATTCTAATGAATTGTTCCACAAGTTCTACTACCTTGTCGGATACATCCATCGTTCAATTTATTGTTAAACAGGAATAATCCACAACAAATACGCGATCCAACACTCATAAATcgcgcacacagcacacactgCGACAACTGGGCACACCAGGGAGCACACAGCAACCCAACACCACAGCTATTCTCTGGGAGCACACAGcaacccaacacacacagtttTTGCTGGGAGCACACAGCAACCCACTAACACAGCTATTCTCTGGGAGCACACAGCAACCCAACACATACAGTTTTTGCTGGGAGCACACAGCAACCCAACACACGCAGTTTTTGCTGGGAGCACACAGCAACCCACTAACACAACGCACAAAGCGTAATCACTgctcgatatcggaaactgCCTTTCCCGGACGAGCCCCCATGTAGgatgatagaaaaagaaagttcatttattttcaattgttcaTCAGTTCTTACAACCTTCCCAGTGCAGTTCCCGAACTAGACTCCTCGTCCGCTATCCTCGCTAGCTTCCTTCTTACAACCGTGTTGCCAGCCTTAGCACCAACTGTCACCAACTGTCACCAAGCACAGGGTGATTCATTTcctacatatatatatatatatatatatatatatatatatatatatatatatatatatatatatatatatataacatatatatataacatatatatatatatatatataacatatatatatatataacataTAACACATCAAACAAGTACCATGGTctt contains:
- the LOC128716769 gene encoding uncharacterized protein LOC128716769: METLGAVRSLSELKKITEDEQRLVLLLQEAGILPSEQMCNKCNRRMKMKATKKANSYKWICKPTTSCTGWECTVRTDSIFKNSHLPLSKLIEITFEWSRDAKRTDAALECSAGKSAISKWYAILRAVSAEYIETNQAPIGGDGMTVEIDESVVTKRKYNRGRFAEGNQVWLVGGICRETREVFLELVQQRDAGTLHGIIVQHVAPGTTLVTDGWRAYNGIEQYGYVHVAVNHSENFVDPDDGFVHTQNIENLWRWVKPFLRSKGTNRGALIAYLREYQMKRRTRTAS
- the LOC128716754 gene encoding uncharacterized protein LOC128716754, whose translation is METLGAVRSLSELKKITEDEQRLVLLLQEAGILPSEQMCNKCNRRMKMKATKKANSYKWICKPTTSCTGWECTVRTDSIFKNSHLPLSKLIEITFEWSRDAKRTDAALECSAGKSAISKWYAILRAVSAEYIETNQAPIGGDGMTVEIDESVVTKRKYNRGRFAEGNQVWLVGGICRETREVFLELVQQRDAGTLHGIIVQHVAPGTTLVTDGWRAYNGIEQYGYVHVAVNHSENFVDPDDGFVHTQNIENLWRWVKPFLRSKGTNRGALIAYLREYQMKRRNQNGFLSVLRAIKAVQDFGNMGKSTGVKLEEIDVVCYLLLTMGPTYATVITALETMPEEKLSLEFCKCRFFDEEIKRSSDNNSKSNGSAVEAAAFSGSGKPHGGTQYQKKKKKFTNWKCFRCHQTGHKIADCPEDRKKKKDTTTSGAHFGTAGNNICFMSSDNDGLPKTRWIIDSGSSEHLTNDRGLFEKLLPLKE